One Egibacteraceae bacterium genomic window carries:
- a CDS encoding NADH-quinone oxidoreductase subunit D: MTDLDSMTTERGEGLLPGGPGEGLLVEVRDEGELTTQDMNLNIGPQHPATHGVLRVVIDLDGEKIRRARPVIGYMHRGFEKLAEARDYRQIMALVNRHDWLSAFNNELGVAIAVERMMGLEVPDRAQWIRVLMAEWNRILNHLMFIGSFGLELGAITPVFFAFREREDIQHLMESATGGRLHFSYARVGGLKEDLPRGFLAASAQMTTNVRARSQEYRDLLEGNEIFIARTRGVGPLPADVAASYGVTGPTLHAIGVPEDVRVSEPYAKYGDIDVHVPVGTNGDSYDRFMVLLNRIDASCDIIDHVLDNISAGPVTTNLPKVVKAPEGAIYVRTENPLGQCGYYLVSDGKKNPWRLKMRTPSFNNIAMISYLLEGALLSDMIAILGSVFFVVGDVDR, encoded by the coding sequence ATGACCGACCTGGACAGCATGACCACCGAGCGCGGGGAGGGCCTGCTCCCCGGTGGGCCCGGCGAGGGTCTGCTCGTGGAGGTCCGCGACGAGGGCGAGCTGACCACCCAGGACATGAACCTGAACATCGGGCCGCAGCACCCGGCGACGCACGGCGTGCTGCGCGTGGTCATCGACCTCGACGGCGAGAAGATCCGGCGGGCCCGGCCGGTCATCGGCTACATGCACCGGGGGTTCGAGAAGCTCGCCGAGGCGCGGGACTACCGCCAGATCATGGCGCTGGTCAACCGCCACGACTGGCTGTCGGCATTCAACAACGAGCTCGGTGTGGCGATCGCCGTCGAACGGATGATGGGCCTTGAGGTCCCCGACCGCGCCCAGTGGATCCGCGTGCTCATGGCCGAGTGGAACCGCATCCTGAACCACCTGATGTTCATCGGGTCCTTCGGCCTGGAGCTCGGCGCGATCACCCCCGTGTTCTTCGCCTTCCGCGAGCGCGAGGACATCCAGCACCTCATGGAGAGCGCGACCGGCGGGCGGCTGCACTTCAGCTACGCCCGGGTCGGCGGGCTGAAGGAGGACCTGCCCCGGGGTTTCCTCGCCGCCAGCGCCCAGATGACCACCAACGTGCGTGCGCGCAGCCAGGAGTACCGCGACCTGCTCGAGGGCAACGAGATCTTCATCGCCCGCACCAGGGGGGTCGGACCGCTGCCGGCCGACGTCGCGGCCAGCTACGGGGTCACCGGGCCCACCCTGCACGCGATCGGGGTGCCCGAGGACGTCCGGGTGTCCGAGCCCTACGCCAAGTACGGCGACATCGACGTGCACGTCCCCGTGGGCACCAACGGGGACAGCTACGACCGCTTCATGGTGCTGCTGAACCGGATCGACGCCAGCTGCGACATCATCGACCACGTCCTCGACAACATCTCGGCGGGGCCGGTGACCACCAACCTGCCGAAGGTGGTCAAGGCGCCCGAGGGCGCGATCTACGTCCGCACCGAGAACCCCCTGGGCCAGTGCGGCTACTACCTGGTCAGCGACGGCAAGAAGAACCCCTGGCGCCTGAAGATGCGCACCCCGTCGTTCAACAACATCGCGATGATCTCCTATCTGCTGGAAGGGGCGCTGCTGAGCGACATGATCGCCATCCTCGGCAGCGTGTTCTTCGTCGTCGGCGACGTGGACCGGTAG
- a CDS encoding complex I subunit 1 family protein gives MAIVAQSLFALDSVWLSLGLKLGLIVVFFLTAPLAIGYMEHKVMAHMQDRMGPMEAGIGPIRHGVGQLVADGVKFIQKEDIIPSAADKWVFAWAPAVSLVPVLVVLVVIPFGPGVWAEDLDAGIFFALAVSSVGVLGILMAAWSSANKYSLMGGIRAAAQLIAYELPLVLAAAAIVLQTGTLSLVGIVEAQHEFRLFGAVPVPFAVPHLIGFGMFYVAALAELSRPPFDMPIADSEIIFGHMTEYTGLRYAFFMLSEYAGMVVLSALATVLFLGGWYPWPGVGLPAGALGAVLGFAITMGKIVGLTFVMVWLRATFPRLREDQLQQMSWLVLIPLALLNIVVVAIAKVMW, from the coding sequence ATGGCGATCGTGGCGCAGTCCCTGTTCGCGCTCGACAGCGTCTGGCTGTCGCTCGGCCTGAAGCTCGGGCTCATCGTCGTGTTCTTCCTGACGGCCCCGCTGGCCATCGGCTACATGGAGCACAAGGTGATGGCGCACATGCAGGACCGGATGGGCCCCATGGAGGCGGGCATCGGGCCGATCAGGCACGGGGTGGGCCAGCTGGTCGCCGACGGCGTGAAGTTCATCCAGAAGGAGGACATCATCCCCTCGGCGGCGGACAAGTGGGTGTTCGCCTGGGCGCCGGCGGTCTCCCTGGTACCGGTGCTCGTGGTGCTCGTCGTGATCCCGTTCGGGCCCGGGGTCTGGGCCGAGGATCTCGACGCCGGCATCTTCTTCGCGCTGGCCGTCTCCTCGGTCGGCGTGCTCGGCATCCTGATGGCCGCCTGGTCGAGCGCCAACAAGTACTCGCTGATGGGCGGCATCCGGGCGGCGGCGCAGCTCATCGCCTACGAGCTGCCGCTGGTGCTGGCCGCAGCCGCCATCGTGCTGCAGACGGGCACGCTCTCCCTGGTGGGCATCGTCGAGGCCCAGCACGAGTTCCGCCTGTTCGGGGCGGTGCCGGTGCCCTTCGCCGTGCCCCACCTGATCGGCTTCGGGATGTTCTACGTCGCGGCGCTGGCCGAGCTGTCCCGGCCACCCTTCGACATGCCGATCGCGGACTCCGAGATCATCTTCGGCCACATGACCGAGTACACCGGTCTGCGCTACGCGTTCTTCATGCTGTCGGAGTACGCCGGGATGGTCGTCCTGTCGGCGCTGGCCACCGTGCTGTTCCTGGGCGGGTGGTATCCCTGGCCGGGCGTCGGGCTGCCCGCCGGCGCGCTGGGGGCGGTGCTGGGGTTCGCGATCACGATGGGCAAGATCGTGGGCCTGACGTTCGTTATGGTCTGGCTGCGCGCCACGTTCCCGCGCTTGCGTGAGGACCAGCTGCAGCAGATGTCCTGGCTGGTTCTCATCCCCCTGGCCCTGCTCAATATCGTCGTCGTTGCGATCGCGAAGGTGATGTGGTGA